The Vulpes vulpes isolate BD-2025 chromosome 8, VulVul3, whole genome shotgun sequence genome has a window encoding:
- the LALBA gene encoding alpha-lactalbumin, producing the protein MMSFVSLLLVGILFPAIQAKQFTKCELSQVLKDMDGFGGIALPEWICTIFHTSGYDTQTIVNNNGGTEYGLFQISNKFWCKDDQNLQSRNICDISCDKFLDDDLTDDMICAKKILDEEGIDYWLAHKPLCSEKLEQWRCEKL; encoded by the exons ATGATGTCCTTTGTCTCTCTGCTCCTGGTTGGCATCTTGTTCCCTGCCATCCAGGCAAAGCAATTTACAAAATGTGAGCTGTCCCAGGTGCTGAAAGATATGGATGGCTTTGGAGGCATTGCTTTGCCTGAAT GGATCTGTACTATATTTCATACCAGTGGTTATGATACACAAACCATAGTCAATAACAATGGTGGCACAGAATATGGACTTTTCCAGATCAGCAATAAATTTTGGTGCAAGGACGACCAGAACCTTCAGTCAAGGAACATCTGTGACATCTCCTGTGACA AGTTCCTGGATGATGACCTTACTGATGACATGATTTGTGCCAAGAAGATCCTGGATGAGGAAGGAATTGACTACTG GTTGGCCCATAAACCACTCTGCTCTGAGAAGCTGGAGCAGTGGCGCTGTGAGAAGTTGTGA
- the LOC112920984 gene encoding lysozyme C, milk isozyme gives MRSILVITILSYFFVADEAKIFSKCELARKLKSMGMDGFHGYSLANWVCMAEYESNFNTQAFNGRNSNGSSDYGVFQLNSKWWCKSNSHSSANACNIMCSKFLDDNINDDIACAKRVVKDPNGMSAWVAWVKHCKGKDLSKYLASCNL, from the exons ATGAGGTCTATTCTGGTCATCACCATCCTCAGCTACTTCTTTGTAGCCGATGAGGCCAAAATCTTCTCCAAGTGTGAGCTGGCCCGCAAGCTGAAGAGCATGGGAATGGATGGCTTCCATGGCTACAGCCTGGCAAACT GGGTCTGCATGGCTGAGTACGAGAGTAACTTCAACACCCAGGCCTTTAATGGGAGAAATTCCAATGGCAGTAGTGACTATGGAGTCTTCCAGCTGAACAGCAAGTGGTGGTGCAAAAGCAACTCTCACTCCTCGGCAAATGCCTGCAACATAATGTGCAGCA AATTCCTGGATGACAACATCAATGATGATATCGCCTGTGCCAAGAGGGTTGTGAAAGATCCTAATGGGATGTCTGCCTG GGTGGCCTGGGTTAAACACTGCAAAGGCAAAGATTTGTCCAAATACCTGGCCAGCTGTAACCTGTGA
- the LOC112921242 gene encoding olfactory receptor 11A1-like, giving the protein MRKQSSGDSENQTTWLILVGFGDLQHLGFLPFTFFLAIYMVTVGGNALIVLAVASSRTLHTPMYFFLCHFSLLEIGYTSNIMPQLLWSFLEGREAISLVSCLVQFYVFASLAAVECLLLSAMSYDRYLAICHPLRYPALMSTWLCGCLAAGAWVSGFSFSAFTLALAAPLPLCPGSREIDHYFCDFAPVVGLFCGDVGVMWGAGVSISGFLTLAPFLLIVASYAFILRTVLQIPSGHGRQKAFSTCSSHLSVVGVFYGTLIVVYVAPTDHMAPLLRKAFSVLYTVFTPMVNPIIYSLKNQEVKGALHRLWGQLILRHTPLCGVGQLLTSSWIPA; this is encoded by the coding sequence ATGAGGAAGCAATCCAGTGGTGACAGTGAAAACCAGACCACCTGGCTGATCCTGGTTGGCTTTGGGGATCTGCAACACCTAGGCTTCCTCCCCTTCACCTTCTTTTTGGCCATTTATATGGTAACAGTTGGGGGCAACGCCCTCATCGTGCTGGCTGTGGCCTCCAGTCGGACACTCCACACAcccatgtatttcttcctctgccacttctCCTTGCTGGAGATTGGTTATACCTCCAACATCATGCCTCAGCTGCTGTGGAGCTTTCTGGAAGGGAGGGAAGCCATCTCACTGGTCAGCTGTCTGGTCCAGTTCTACGTGTTTGCCTCCCTGGCTGCTGTTGAGTGCCTCCTGCTATCTGCTATGTCCTATGACCGTTACTTGGCCATCTGCCACCCTCTTCGCTACCCTGCCCTGATGAGCACCTGGTTGTGTGGCTGCCTCGCTGCTGGAGCCTGGGTCagtggcttttctttctctgccttcactCTGGCCCTGGCagcccctcttcccctctgccctggcaGCAGGGAGATCGACCACTACTTCTGTGACTTTGCTCCAGTTGTAGGGCTGTTCTGTGGGGATGTGGGGGTCATGTGGGGAGCTGGGGTGAGCATCTCAGGCTTTCTGACATTGGCCCCCTTCCTGTTGATTGTGGCATCCTATGCCTTCATCTTGAGGACTGTGCTGCAAATACCTTCAGGCCATGGTAGGCAGAAAGCCTTCTCCACCTGTTCCTCCCACCTCAGCGTGGTCGGGGTGTTTTATGGCACCCTCATTGTGGTCTATGTAGCTCCAACAGACCACATGGCCCCCTTGCTCCGAAAGGCCTTCTCTGTCCTCTATACTGTATTCACTCCTATGGTCAACCCCATCATCTACAGCCTCAAGAACCAAGAGGTAAAGGGGGCCCTTCATAGACTCTGGGGACAGCTTATCCTAAGACATACTCCTCTGTGCGGGGTAGGGCAGCTATTGACTTCTTCCTGGATTCCAGCTTAG